The proteins below come from a single Pseudomonas chlororaphis genomic window:
- a CDS encoding aldo/keto reductase: protein MNTRQLGHHGPHVSSIGLGCMGMSDFYTTGVDEQEAIATLHRAVELGVTLFDTADMYGPHTNEALLGRVLRGKREGLYLASKFGLVRSSDPHARGVNGRPEYIRQSIDGSLQRLQTDYLDLYYQHRIDPQVPVEESVGAMAELVKAGKVRHIGLSEASADTIQRAHAVHPLAAVQSEYSLWSREPERNGVLQTCQRLGIAFVAYSPLGRGFLTGTQTSAQDFAADDYRRTNPRFQADNFNHNLALVERVKALAADKGISAAQLALAWVLAQGEYLIPIPGTKQRKYLESNVAASSIALSADELARLDGIFTAEGAVAGDRYAAATMTLLDG from the coding sequence ATGAACACCCGTCAACTCGGCCATCACGGCCCCCACGTTTCCTCCATCGGCCTGGGCTGCATGGGCATGTCCGATTTCTACACCACGGGCGTGGATGAGCAGGAAGCCATCGCCACCCTCCACCGCGCCGTTGAGCTGGGCGTGACTTTGTTCGACACCGCCGACATGTATGGGCCGCACACCAACGAAGCGCTGCTGGGGCGTGTGCTGCGGGGCAAGCGCGAGGGTCTTTACCTGGCGAGCAAATTCGGCCTGGTGCGCAGCAGCGATCCCCATGCCCGTGGCGTCAATGGCCGCCCCGAGTACATCAGGCAATCGATCGACGGCAGCCTCCAGCGCCTGCAAACGGATTACCTGGACCTCTACTACCAGCACCGCATCGATCCGCAGGTGCCGGTGGAAGAATCCGTCGGCGCCATGGCCGAGCTGGTCAAGGCCGGCAAGGTCCGCCACATCGGCCTGTCGGAAGCCAGCGCCGACACCATCCAGCGCGCCCATGCCGTGCATCCGCTGGCGGCCGTGCAAAGCGAGTACTCGTTGTGGTCACGGGAACCGGAGCGCAATGGCGTGCTCCAGACCTGCCAGCGCCTGGGCATCGCCTTCGTCGCGTACAGCCCGCTGGGCCGAGGCTTTTTGACCGGCACCCAGACGTCCGCGCAGGATTTTGCCGCCGATGACTATCGCCGCACCAACCCACGCTTCCAGGCGGACAACTTCAACCACAACCTGGCCCTGGTGGAACGGGTCAAGGCATTGGCCGCGGACAAGGGCATCAGCGCCGCCCAATTGGCCCTGGCCTGGGTCCTGGCTCAGGGCGAATACCTGATCCCGATCCCGGGGACCAAGCAACGCAAGTACCTGGAAAGCAACGTGGCGGCGAGCTCGATTGCCTTGAGCGCTGACGAGCTGGCACGGCTGGACGGGATCTTCACCGCCGAGGGCGCGGTGGCGGGCGACCGCTATGCAGCCGCGACCATGACGCTGCTCGACGGTTGA
- a CDS encoding amino acid ABC transporter substrate-binding protein: protein MLSALNRLLCGVLLALAANACAAEAPLRIVTEELPPYNMTENGRVTGMSTEVVEAVLKEVGMDAPIHPMPWARAYELALNESNVLIYSIVRTPTRESLFQWVGAIAPTQWYIYSLADRPVKLNSLADAHGHQIATVNQDVGEQYLVSKGFRIGEELQSSTKYEHNYRKLKVDHVELWISNELNALYLTRQNGEDPDKVLIRSLALPDLSSEGLNMAFSRNTPVETVEKFRAGLEAIRRNGVYDAIVRKWL, encoded by the coding sequence ATGCTTTCTGCGCTTAACCGCCTGTTGTGTGGTGTCCTGCTGGCCCTGGCTGCGAACGCTTGCGCGGCCGAGGCCCCGCTGCGCATCGTCACCGAGGAACTGCCGCCCTACAACATGACGGAAAATGGCCGGGTGACGGGCATGAGCACCGAAGTGGTCGAGGCGGTGCTCAAGGAAGTCGGCATGGACGCACCGATCCATCCCATGCCCTGGGCCCGCGCGTATGAGCTGGCGCTCAATGAAAGCAACGTCCTGATCTATTCCATCGTGCGCACCCCCACGCGTGAATCACTGTTCCAGTGGGTCGGCGCGATTGCGCCGACCCAGTGGTACATCTACTCGCTGGCCGACCGCCCGGTGAAACTCAACTCGCTGGCCGACGCCCATGGTCACCAGATCGCCACGGTCAACCAGGACGTTGGCGAGCAATACCTAGTGTCGAAAGGTTTTCGCATCGGCGAGGAGCTGCAGTCGAGCACCAAATACGAGCACAACTACCGCAAGCTCAAGGTCGACCACGTGGAGCTGTGGATTTCCAACGAACTCAACGCCCTGTACCTGACCCGCCAGAACGGCGAAGACCCGGACAAAGTGCTGATCCGCTCATTGGCGCTACCCGACTTGAGCAGCGAAGGCCTCAACATGGCGTTCAGCCGCAACACGCCGGTCGAGACGGTCGAGAAGTTCCGGGCCGGCCTGGAAGCGATCCGCCGCAACGGTGTTTACGATGCCATCGTTCGCAAATGGCTATGA
- a CDS encoding flagellar hook protein FlgE: MLQAFFNGMSGLFSFSKGLDNVSNNVSNMNTPGYRGSDTFYRAVNGQDGQSFGSGIAGTEVRIKPGENRQTGNNTNVAINGAGYFVLRDEQGALSYTRAGQFEVDKDGYLVDTISQRRVAGIDSAGNLLDINIQGQRTLPPKATTRVEMVGALARSGPTEASHQISSIQVFDATGASHALTVKFVPQVTPVNSWSATVSDASGAQLVTGTIAFGTDGSPVAGFNSLSVPLSVNGVVQNILLDFGTPGSFNLATQVASGPSHTLGARVVDGSAVAGLNTFTFDERGILNFSYANGEKRSANQLALADFADESALIAGANSLYHTPSSMQAEFGRAGEKQFGRIQGGYLELSNVDLAQEFGDILIIQRGYQASSRVMTVSNEMLEQLYNGTRGG; the protein is encoded by the coding sequence ATGCTGCAAGCTTTCTTTAACGGAATGAGTGGCCTGTTTTCCTTCTCCAAGGGCTTGGATAACGTTTCCAACAACGTGTCGAACATGAACACGCCTGGCTACAGAGGCAGCGATACCTTTTATCGCGCCGTCAATGGACAGGATGGTCAGAGTTTCGGTTCGGGGATTGCGGGTACCGAGGTTCGTATCAAGCCGGGCGAGAACCGTCAGACCGGCAATAACACCAATGTGGCGATCAACGGTGCGGGCTATTTCGTTCTACGCGATGAGCAGGGGGCATTGTCGTATACCCGCGCCGGGCAATTCGAGGTCGACAAGGATGGCTATCTGGTCGACACCATCAGTCAGCGTCGTGTCGCGGGTATAGATTCGGCAGGAAACCTGCTGGATATCAATATCCAAGGCCAGCGCACGCTGCCGCCAAAGGCGACCACCCGGGTCGAAATGGTCGGTGCATTGGCGCGTAGCGGCCCTACGGAGGCGTCCCACCAGATCAGTTCGATACAAGTGTTCGATGCGACGGGCGCCAGTCATGCCTTGACTGTCAAATTCGTGCCGCAAGTGACACCGGTCAATAGCTGGAGTGCCACGGTATCGGATGCGAGCGGTGCCCAATTGGTGACCGGCACTATCGCCTTTGGAACCGACGGTAGCCCCGTTGCAGGTTTCAACAGCTTGTCTGTTCCCCTGTCTGTCAATGGCGTGGTTCAAAACATCCTGCTGGATTTCGGAACGCCGGGCAGCTTTAACCTGGCGACCCAGGTCGCCAGCGGCCCGAGTCATACACTGGGCGCGCGGGTGGTCGACGGGAGTGCGGTCGCTGGCCTTAATACGTTCACCTTTGATGAGCGGGGCATTCTCAACTTCAGCTACGCCAATGGCGAAAAACGCAGCGCAAATCAACTGGCGTTGGCGGATTTTGCGGATGAAAGTGCCCTTATTGCAGGTGCCAATTCGCTTTACCACACGCCGTCCTCCATGCAGGCAGAGTTTGGTCGGGCAGGGGAGAAGCAGTTCGGTCGTATCCAGGGGGGCTACCTGGAACTGTCGAACGTCGATCTTGCCCAGGAGTTCGGGGACATCCTGATCATTCAACGAGGGTATCAGGCCAGTTCGAGAGTGATGACCGTCTCCAATGAGATGCTTGAGCAATTGTACAACGGAACGCGGGGAGGCTGA
- a CDS encoding S-transferase (YghU; B2989; one of eight putative glutathione transferase proteins from E. coli), with protein MSKASYVPPKVWTHEAPSGGQFASINRPIAGPTHEKTLPTGKQPLQLYSLATPNGVKVTILLEELLALGHTGAEYDAWLIRISEGDQFSSGFVEINPNSKIPALLDRSVEPPIRVFESGSILLYLAEKFGAFLPTDPTGRTETLNWLFWQMGSAPYLGGGFGHFYAYAPEKLEYPINRFTMETKRQLDVLDRRLGESPYLAGDHYTIADIAVWPWYGQLVRNNVYSAAEFLDAQRYTHVQRWAEAIANRPAVLRGQRVNRTWGDEASQVPERHRAEDLD; from the coding sequence ATGAGCAAAGCGTCCTATGTTCCGCCCAAAGTCTGGACTCATGAAGCCCCATCTGGCGGCCAGTTCGCCAGCATCAACCGCCCGATCGCCGGGCCGACCCACGAAAAGACCCTGCCGACGGGCAAGCAGCCACTGCAGCTCTACTCCCTGGCCACGCCCAATGGGGTCAAGGTCACCATCCTGCTCGAGGAACTGCTGGCCCTGGGGCACACGGGCGCCGAGTACGACGCCTGGCTGATCCGCATCAGCGAAGGCGATCAGTTCTCCAGCGGCTTCGTCGAGATCAACCCCAATTCGAAGATCCCGGCCCTGCTCGACCGCAGCGTGGAACCGCCGATCCGCGTGTTCGAATCAGGCTCGATCCTGTTGTACCTGGCGGAAAAATTCGGCGCCTTCCTGCCCACCGACCCGACCGGGCGCACCGAGACGCTGAACTGGCTGTTCTGGCAGATGGGTTCGGCACCTTACCTGGGTGGCGGCTTCGGGCACTTCTACGCCTACGCACCGGAAAAACTCGAGTACCCGATCAATCGCTTCACCATGGAAACCAAGCGCCAACTCGACGTCCTCGACCGCCGCCTGGGCGAAAGCCCGTACCTGGCCGGCGACCACTACACCATCGCCGACATCGCGGTCTGGCCGTGGTACGGCCAACTGGTGCGCAACAACGTCTATTCGGCCGCCGAATTCCTCGACGCCCAGCGCTACACCCACGTGCAACGCTGGGCCGAAGCCATCGCCAACCGCCCCGCCGTCCTGCGTGGACAACGTGTCAACCGGACCTGGGGTGATGAGGCCAGCCAGGTGCCGGAGCGGCATCGGGCTGAAGACCTGGACTGA
- a CDS encoding diguanylate cyclase, with protein sequence MTGNFRAVSSAQPRTGAFSSLGRRLVLATLLFSLVFTLAMVTWRTWLAWENNLAEMNSELVLIDQVFQNTLAHAIWEMDRESLDQQIASVATAAPVGRVVLNIVRPGQPPEIIELNRYTVESSGAAPVLHRQLVAQPYAGAHEKVGELTIEGDNRLLWERLWDEARSIVITQVIQSLLLAGLVMTMFNRLVTVHVVHIARHLGEVAPQTLKRHLRLQRAVHRQDELSLLECQVNELQDNLHAHLERQRSDELALAASRDQLAQLVEARTAELKAANQALEALSRHDALTGLANRRYFDELKEVEFRRAIRHKTPLAVLMCDVDFFKIYNDTYGHMQGDQCLKQIAETLRSVFGRSGELAARLGGEEFVVVLPNVDARQASEAAHRLRASLAERELPHSGSSVSRFVTLSIGIAELDPESMDHFDQLLQRADQALYRAKHQGRDCVAL encoded by the coding sequence ATGACCGGCAACTTCAGGGCCGTGTCCAGCGCGCAACCGCGTACCGGGGCATTCAGTTCCCTCGGCCGCCGCCTGGTGCTCGCGACCCTGTTGTTCAGCCTGGTCTTCACCCTGGCGATGGTCACCTGGCGCACCTGGTTGGCCTGGGAGAACAACCTGGCGGAGATGAACTCGGAGCTGGTGCTGATCGACCAGGTGTTCCAGAACACCCTGGCCCACGCCATCTGGGAAATGGACCGTGAATCCCTCGACCAGCAGATCGCCAGCGTCGCGACGGCCGCGCCAGTGGGGCGCGTGGTACTGAACATCGTGCGGCCGGGCCAACCGCCGGAAATCATCGAACTCAACCGATACACCGTCGAGTCTTCCGGTGCCGCGCCGGTGCTGCATCGCCAACTCGTCGCACAGCCCTACGCCGGGGCGCACGAAAAGGTCGGCGAGTTGACCATCGAAGGCGATAACCGCCTGCTGTGGGAACGCCTCTGGGACGAAGCCCGCAGCATCGTCATCACCCAGGTCATCCAGTCGTTGCTGCTGGCCGGGTTGGTCATGACCATGTTCAACCGCCTGGTGACCGTGCACGTGGTCCATATCGCCCGTCACCTGGGCGAAGTCGCGCCACAGACCCTCAAGCGCCACCTGCGATTGCAACGGGCGGTGCACCGCCAGGACGAGCTGAGCCTGCTCGAATGCCAGGTCAACGAACTCCAGGACAACCTCCACGCCCACCTGGAACGCCAGCGTTCCGATGAACTGGCCCTCGCCGCCAGCCGCGACCAATTGGCCCAACTGGTGGAGGCACGGACCGCCGAACTCAAGGCCGCCAACCAGGCGCTCGAAGCCCTGTCGCGTCACGACGCCCTGACGGGCCTGGCCAACCGACGCTATTTCGACGAACTCAAGGAGGTCGAATTCCGCCGGGCCATCCGCCACAAGACGCCACTTGCGGTGCTGATGTGCGACGTCGACTTCTTCAAGATCTACAACGACACCTACGGGCACATGCAAGGCGACCAGTGCTTGAAGCAGATCGCCGAAACCCTGCGCAGCGTCTTCGGCCGCTCGGGTGAACTGGCCGCTCGCCTGGGCGGCGAGGAATTCGTCGTGGTGCTGCCCAACGTCGACGCCCGGCAGGCCAGCGAAGCCGCCCATCGGCTGCGCGCCAGCCTGGCCGAGCGTGAGCTGCCCCATAGCGGCTCCAGCGTCTCGCGCTTCGTCACGCTGAGCATCGGCATCGCCGAGTTGGACCCCGAGAGCATGGACCACTTCGATCAACTGTTGCAGCGTGCCGACCAAGCGCTGTACCGGGCCAAACACCAGGGGCGCGATTGCGTCGCTCTTTAA
- a CDS encoding flagellar biosynthesis protein flip, with protein sequence MTRRLLFIVLSCFSCVATAADDFSEWGSLHINQIQSPVSVVALLTALSFLPFLIIALTTFTRNIVVLSLTRQALGLQQTPPNIVLIVLSMFLTLFAMAPTLEKAYDAGIKPFLANKVGLDGAALQGWTPIRDFMIRQTHEEDLRLIYELAKAPLPQEPEGLSPVKLVPAFMLSELKLAFQIGFMIFLPFLIIDLVVASILMSLGMIMVPPITISLPLKIMLFLLIDGWGLIAQTLMRNLG encoded by the coding sequence ATGACTCGCCGGTTGCTGTTTATCGTGCTCAGTTGCTTTTCCTGTGTCGCGACCGCGGCAGATGATTTCTCTGAATGGGGAAGCTTGCACATCAACCAGATCCAATCACCGGTCAGCGTCGTGGCGTTGCTGACGGCGCTGTCGTTCCTGCCCTTCCTGATCATCGCCCTGACCACATTTACCCGCAACATCGTGGTGTTGTCGCTAACCCGGCAAGCATTGGGATTGCAGCAGACGCCACCGAATATCGTCTTGATCGTGCTGTCGATGTTCCTGACGCTGTTTGCCATGGCGCCAACCCTGGAAAAAGCCTATGACGCAGGCATCAAACCGTTCCTGGCGAACAAGGTGGGCCTCGATGGCGCAGCGCTGCAAGGCTGGACGCCGATACGTGATTTCATGATCAGGCAAACCCATGAAGAAGACCTGCGGCTGATCTATGAATTGGCCAAGGCTCCGCTGCCACAGGAGCCAGAGGGGTTGTCCCCGGTAAAGCTGGTGCCGGCCTTCATGCTGAGTGAGCTGAAGCTGGCCTTTCAGATCGGCTTCATGATTTTCCTGCCATTCCTGATCATCGATCTGGTCGTAGCGTCCATCCTGATGTCCCTGGGGATGATCATGGTGCCGCCCATTACCATCTCCTTGCCTTTGAAAATCATGCTGTTTCTGTTGATCGACGGCTGGGGCCTGATTGCCCAGACGTTGATGCGCAATCTCGGGTAG
- a CDS encoding membrane protein, with product MKKTQAYGLVNLLPLLIGALAFFLIIGPRVLDPQNIAWLGDGDPATHYLGWLFFRHSPWSFPIGLNPAYGLELSNSIIFSDSNPLFAFLFKPFSSILPETFQYFGLWLLTCFLLQAWFAWQLVGLVTPNIAIRALGAALFVVVPPMIMRMTVHLSLGGHFLVLAALYLNLHPALPRRRLAWGMLLAAAALVHAYILAMIAVIWLADLAAKCFKRSLTIGMAIVELGVLFCVVTLCCWQAGYFTVERAGIISGGFGLFRANILTLVNPQNWSHALKNLPAALGDSDGFAFLGLGLMMLAICAFAGWLRGSTGLGAALRKRPLLGLALFGLALFSFSNHIAIGSFELVYPLPPEVISIANIFRASGRMFWPVYYAVIFAIVFLVIRANTPGVAIALLGTALLIQVVDTHGGWSDARKKFMAKPSSEWATPFVDPFWKNAASHYQKVRWIVPQNLSLHWISVSAYAGLHHLSTDAVYLGRMSTEQWRLSDAKASLALASGKYDPDSLYLMDQRAMLRAVGNVDTSSDLFARIDGFTVLAPGWKQCGSCPQLANEQTPINAVPSLEPGQTVSFNLGDSGAAYMAKGWADPEQWGTWSEGSEAQMVFRASASVRSIRLGVSAFLASGHAQQKVTILINGIEASTYTLEKADGNVLDIPVTSLMHQRAAEQGFSRMQLLLADAISPQQLGLNDDARVLAIGLRSLSVE from the coding sequence ATGAAAAAAACTCAGGCGTACGGGCTCGTTAATCTGCTGCCATTGCTGATTGGCGCGTTGGCTTTCTTCCTGATCATCGGTCCGCGTGTGCTGGACCCGCAGAACATCGCCTGGTTGGGGGACGGTGATCCGGCAACTCACTATCTGGGCTGGTTGTTTTTCAGGCACTCGCCCTGGTCGTTCCCCATTGGCCTGAATCCAGCCTATGGGCTCGAACTGAGCAACAGCATTATCTTTTCGGATTCCAATCCGCTTTTCGCTTTCCTGTTCAAGCCGTTTTCGTCGATTCTTCCCGAGACTTTTCAGTATTTTGGTCTCTGGCTGCTGACTTGTTTCTTGCTACAGGCCTGGTTTGCCTGGCAACTGGTGGGCCTGGTCACGCCCAATATTGCTATCCGTGCCCTCGGTGCGGCGCTGTTCGTTGTTGTCCCGCCCATGATCATGCGTATGACCGTACACCTGTCTCTGGGTGGGCATTTTCTGGTCCTTGCGGCGCTGTACCTGAATCTCCATCCGGCATTGCCCAGGAGACGCCTGGCCTGGGGCATGTTGTTGGCGGCGGCTGCGCTGGTCCATGCGTATATCCTGGCAATGATTGCGGTCATCTGGCTGGCCGACCTGGCCGCCAAATGCTTTAAGCGCAGCCTGACCATCGGTATGGCGATCGTCGAGCTGGGTGTGCTGTTTTGCGTAGTGACCCTGTGTTGCTGGCAGGCCGGGTATTTCACAGTGGAGCGTGCCGGGATCATTTCCGGCGGGTTTGGTCTGTTCCGTGCAAACATCCTGACCTTGGTCAATCCGCAGAACTGGTCCCATGCCTTGAAAAATCTTCCGGCGGCGTTGGGCGACAGCGATGGTTTCGCGTTTCTCGGGTTGGGCCTGATGATGCTGGCGATCTGTGCCTTCGCCGGATGGTTACGCGGCAGCACAGGCCTGGGAGCTGCGCTGCGTAAGCGGCCCTTGCTCGGACTGGCGCTGTTCGGGCTGGCCTTGTTTTCATTTTCAAATCACATCGCGATCGGCTCGTTCGAGCTTGTGTACCCGCTGCCCCCGGAAGTGATTTCCATTGCAAACATCTTCCGTGCATCGGGACGAATGTTCTGGCCGGTTTATTACGCAGTGATCTTTGCCATTGTTTTCTTGGTCATTCGCGCCAATACACCCGGCGTCGCAATAGCCTTGCTAGGAACGGCGTTGCTGATTCAGGTTGTCGACACCCATGGTGGTTGGTCGGACGCCAGGAAGAAGTTTATGGCCAAGCCGTCATCTGAATGGGCGACGCCCTTTGTCGACCCGTTCTGGAAAAACGCTGCATCCCATTACCAAAAGGTGCGGTGGATTGTGCCGCAGAACCTTTCTCTACATTGGATTTCGGTTTCTGCCTATGCCGGGCTCCATCACCTGTCAACGGATGCTGTTTATCTGGGACGAATGAGTACGGAGCAGTGGCGACTGTCTGATGCAAAGGCGTCCCTGGCCCTGGCTTCGGGCAAGTACGACCCCGACTCGCTGTATCTGATGGATCAGCGAGCAATGTTGCGCGCTGTGGGGAACGTTGACACATCGTCCGATCTTTTCGCCCGGATTGACGGTTTTACCGTGCTCGCGCCGGGCTGGAAACAGTGTGGCAGTTGCCCCCAGTTGGCCAACGAGCAGACGCCGATAAATGCTGTTCCCTCCCTGGAGCCCGGACAGACCGTGTCATTTAACCTAGGTGATTCCGGTGCAGCTTATATGGCTAAAGGCTGGGCTGATCCGGAGCAGTGGGGGACCTGGTCCGAGGGGAGCGAGGCGCAAATGGTATTTCGAGCATCGGCATCCGTGCGCTCCATCCGTCTGGGCGTCTCGGCGTTTCTTGCGTCCGGTCATGCACAGCAGAAAGTTACGATCCTTATCAATGGCATAGAGGCTTCCACCTACACCCTTGAAAAAGCGGACGGCAATGTACTCGATATACCGGTGACATCCCTGATGCACCAGCGCGCCGCAGAACAAGGATTCTCAAGAATGCAGCTGTTGCTTGCCGATGCGATCAGCCCACAGCAACTTGGCTTGAATGATGATGCCCGGGTGTTGGCGATAGGCTTGAGGTCCTTGAGCGTCGAGTAG
- a CDS encoding ABC transporter substrate-binding protein, with protein MPNRLTLCLCLLLALFSLKSQAGAIEVVTEDSLYAYLREDKVAGPGTQIAEETLKGAALNDYSVLLYPWARAYEKALHEPNVLIFPLDRTPAREQSFKWVGEILRVPSKLYKLRGDDSIAVKVLDDAKQYSIGVVRNDAKQIYLQQRGFTRLVVSADNHDNFQKLLNHQIQLLPMPENAARLMSQDTHVDFNSLEEVYSLDEQPHRVYLAFSLSTPDDIVAKAQRAFEQLKASGEVARIMGEKR; from the coding sequence ATGCCTAATCGCCTGACACTCTGCTTATGCCTGCTCCTCGCCCTCTTCAGCCTGAAAAGCCAGGCCGGGGCCATCGAAGTCGTGACCGAAGATTCCCTGTACGCCTACCTGCGTGAAGACAAGGTGGCCGGGCCCGGCACGCAGATCGCCGAAGAAACCCTCAAGGGCGCGGCCCTCAACGACTACAGCGTGCTGCTCTACCCCTGGGCCCGAGCCTACGAAAAGGCGCTGCACGAACCCAACGTGCTGATTTTCCCCCTGGACCGCACGCCGGCTCGCGAGCAGTCGTTCAAATGGGTGGGCGAGATCCTCCGGGTGCCGAGCAAGCTCTACAAGCTTCGCGGCGATGACAGCATCGCCGTCAAGGTCCTCGACGATGCCAAGCAGTACAGCATCGGGGTGGTACGCAACGACGCCAAGCAGATCTACCTGCAACAGCGCGGCTTCACCCGCCTGGTGGTGTCGGCTGACAATCACGATAACTTCCAGAAACTGCTGAACCATCAGATCCAGTTGCTGCCGATGCCGGAGAACGCCGCGCGCCTGATGAGCCAGGATACCCACGTGGACTTCAACAGCCTGGAAGAGGTCTATTCCCTCGACGAACAGCCCCATCGGGTCTACCTGGCCTTCAGCCTGAGCACCCCGGACGACATCGTCGCCAAGGCCCAGCGCGCCTTCGAACAACTCAAGGCATCTGGCGAAGTGGCGCGAATCATGGGCGAAAAGCGGTAA
- a CDS encoding flagellar motor switch protein FliN: MELEEAAAVVNAGQSPLIKRDMNLIKHVVVELVVQIGNASMSVDELFALKAGDVVRLLEQVHEPASLCLDGKPVARGNLVAVDDNFGIQLTEIL, translated from the coding sequence ATTGAATTGGAAGAGGCCGCGGCCGTGGTCAATGCCGGACAGTCGCCGTTGATCAAACGGGACATGAATCTGATCAAGCACGTGGTTGTAGAACTGGTGGTTCAGATCGGCAACGCGTCGATGAGTGTGGATGAATTGTTCGCGCTCAAGGCCGGTGATGTCGTCAGGTTGTTGGAGCAGGTTCACGAGCCTGCGTCGCTGTGCCTCGATGGCAAACCTGTTGCGCGAGGCAACCTGGTGGCGGTGGATGATAATTTTGGCATTCAGTTGACGGAAATATTGTGA
- a CDS encoding RNA polymerase sigma factor produces MEPVVARDGINSDGDHEQVLWRDWLDSKAEVARSRLFFFYGQWLRMVVGLLYSRYPHPLAEWGDYVNLASIGLLQAIDRFNPELGTRFQSYAEPYVKGNVLKGLSCYVSDQRRYYRERLESISGAQEEGRIEPDLEQVANVAIGLAFGLFLESGIVDQEPGNNNPLSLYEAERESDALNECVKLLSANERQVIQGHYHQHLSFTQISELMGISKSRISQLHAQALRNIRLNHERLMAGGNW; encoded by the coding sequence GTGGAACCTGTCGTGGCCAGGGATGGCATCAACAGTGACGGCGATCATGAGCAAGTCTTGTGGCGCGATTGGCTGGACAGCAAGGCAGAAGTAGCCAGGAGCCGGCTGTTCTTTTTCTACGGCCAATGGCTGCGGATGGTTGTCGGACTTTTGTATTCCCGTTATCCGCACCCCCTGGCGGAGTGGGGGGATTATGTGAATCTGGCTTCGATTGGCTTGCTGCAAGCCATTGATCGGTTCAATCCCGAGCTCGGTACCCGCTTCCAGTCTTATGCCGAGCCCTATGTGAAGGGTAACGTGCTCAAGGGGCTGTCTTGTTATGTGAGCGATCAGCGTCGTTACTACCGAGAACGGCTGGAGAGTATTTCAGGGGCGCAGGAAGAGGGGCGTATTGAGCCCGATCTGGAGCAGGTGGCGAACGTCGCTATCGGCTTGGCGTTCGGGTTGTTCCTGGAGTCCGGGATCGTTGACCAGGAGCCGGGGAACAACAATCCGCTCAGCCTTTACGAAGCGGAGCGTGAGAGCGATGCGCTGAACGAGTGCGTGAAGCTGCTTTCGGCGAATGAACGGCAAGTCATCCAGGGGCATTACCACCAGCATCTGAGTTTCACGCAAATCAGTGAACTCATGGGCATCTCGAAATCGCGCATTTCACAATTACACGCTCAGGCACTGAGAAACATTCGGTTGAACCATGAACGGTTGATGGCGGGAGGCAACTGGTAA
- a CDS encoding flagellar motor switch protein FliM, with the protein MRMLGWVGVTRLRMACDRLPPVARHWYEQWCIRDERQACEVSCSTLSDSSGLTPALVWQRARSTNGSISLAGDWRSIIFGSFIQETPDDEMSRYLLGEAQLALVNHVLETIGQSPVTLLTDEPSCPFSTVLNAQVLLQLRMGSSTLYLSLDAALFNAALEPSAPRKPLIERKQALGSARVKLSVRLPLASLSIGEMRDLRPGDTLRAGALLADPVSLQLAEGPVVAGGYLARQHDHLAVQLISHE; encoded by the coding sequence ATGAGGATGTTGGGATGGGTCGGCGTCACTCGGCTGCGGATGGCCTGCGACCGTTTACCGCCTGTGGCCAGGCACTGGTACGAGCAGTGGTGTATTCGTGACGAGCGCCAGGCGTGCGAAGTGAGTTGCTCGACCTTGAGCGACTCAAGCGGGTTGACACCCGCTTTGGTCTGGCAGCGTGCCAGATCAACGAATGGCTCGATCAGCCTGGCGGGAGATTGGCGCTCGATCATATTCGGTTCTTTCATCCAGGAAACGCCCGACGATGAAATGTCCAGGTATTTGCTGGGCGAAGCGCAGTTGGCGTTGGTCAACCATGTGCTTGAGACTATTGGGCAATCTCCCGTCACCCTCTTGACCGACGAACCGTCCTGTCCCTTTTCCACTGTGCTCAATGCTCAGGTTCTGTTGCAACTGCGCATGGGCTCATCGACGCTTTATCTGTCGCTGGATGCAGCGCTGTTCAATGCCGCCCTTGAGCCGTCGGCTCCCCGCAAGCCTTTGATCGAACGCAAGCAAGCGTTGGGCAGCGCCCGAGTGAAGCTGTCCGTGCGCCTTCCCTTGGCCAGTCTCTCCATTGGGGAGATGAGAGACCTGCGCCCGGGAGATACCTTGCGCGCTGGCGCATTGTTAGCCGATCCGGTTTCGTTACAACTGGCCGAAGGCCCCGTAGTGGCCGGCGGATACCTGGCCAGGCAGCACGATCATCTGGCCGTGCAGTTGATTTCCCATGAATAA